The Xiphophorus maculatus strain JP 163 A chromosome 5, X_maculatus-5.0-male, whole genome shotgun sequence nucleotide sequence ACGGTGTACATTTAGGACATCCTCAGGactcaagaaaaaaaccctcacaCATTAGAACAGTGTGTAAGGCTTCAGATGTGAGGCCATAGACAAAAAGCCACCAGCCCGCTGACTAAAcggcattaaaataaaaagtctttgcAAAAACAGCCTTAgacttattttttatcttatttttgttCCAATATAAAGTTCTAGCTATAGACTACGAATGCAACTTGCAGTTCCTCCCTCACACCAACAGATGGCGACAACGCACAGCTGGCTCTACTGTCTTCTACGTCAGAACCGGAAATAACGCACCGTACACAAGGCTGGGAGCAGGCACACGTGGGCATCCGAGTTAGTTAAAGTTATgtacttttgtctgttttattaagaAGTATGCCGAAGAGAGCGAGGGCCCGGTCGGAGGAAAACAGCTCAGTGGAGGAGCTGGTCGAGGATCCGCCAGCGGAGGGCAGGCGGACACGCAGCGGCCGCACGGTGCGCCCTCCTGCCGCATTGCTGGGCAGCACAATCCCGGTGAGGACTCCCAGCAGAAGGACCAGGAGGTCCGTCCTCCAGGAGCTGCCACCGCCGGCGGAAGAAGAAGACCCCGAAGATACGGAGCAGAAACCAGACAGTCCGACCGTGGAAGAATCCAGTGCCACAAAAATTACAGAACCCGCCGGACCAGCAGAACCCACAGTGCCCTCAGACCCACCGGCCCAGGCAGCAGTCCTGGAAACGGATAAAGCCGATGATGGAGGAGAACGTCAGCTGTCCACGTCTGCACCAGCAGAAACGGCTCCTGTAGGCTCGGGTATCATCCCGAAGAAGAAAGCTCACCTGGCTCCCAGTGCCAAACCGATCCCGGCGGTTCCGCTGGGAAAACCAAAGTCAGGAAGAGTGTGGAAGGACCGAAGCAAGCAGAGGTGGGATCTGTCTTCAACTTGCTGAGTAGAAGCAGACGTTTGATTATCTCTGATTAGAAAAGTTCTTTCTTAACCCGTCTACATAAATAtactgataaaataatacatCTAGTAGATTTGATAATGGAAACTGttaatttattcacaaataaaCAGTGCAGCCTGCTTTGTCAAAACACCTAAAAACAATCTGGATTGTTCTTTCAATGTCTGCAGCAATTATTCTTTGAAAACTATTGACTAGTTATACAAACATATCGTTAGTAATGGAAAAACACTCACCTGCCTGTTACCCTGATGTTTGCATCCAGGTTCTCTTCGCTGGTCAGAGACAAACCTCTGTGCTCCTCCTGGGAGAAGAAGATGCAGGCCAAGCGTGAAAAGGACCTGGTCAAGCAGTTCACAGCGAGGCTGAAGGAGGAGAAAGCCCAGAAGAAGGAGGTGATGTGATGCAGAGGTTCTGGAGAAAAGTCATGCTCTTGCAGTTCTATGTCTTAACAGGCtgtgcttattttttgtttttcaggaaaagaggaaaagacgAGAGGAAAACCTGAGACGGCGCGCAGAGAATGAACGCAAAGCCGAGATTGTACAAGTGGTATGTATATAACTCTCCTCACAGTTCCACAGAGATAACCTCTCACCTTTCAGGTTCGATTTGCCCTGCCTTACTGGAggattcttttttcttccatcatttgGAGTTTCTAACATAATTTCTGTTAGACGCGTATTTAGCTCCATTGATCATCACTGTCTTTGTTAAAGaacagcatgacgctgccatCACGTTTTGCCATGGGCATAATGAGTTCAATGTTGGTTTTTCTCCGCACAGTACTGTGAACGTAGGCTGAAATGTACACATAGCTTTttaagatgttcaaagcttagGATATTACTCTAGAACCAAAcgctgctttaaacttctccacaccTTGTGTCTGCTGCGTTCCTTGGTCCGTTTATTCGCTCATGTTCTCAAGAAAACTCCTGAGGcgttcacagaacagctggatttaaagCGAGGGAATACAAACGGATGCCacgttttatttgaaaatctttgACATGTTTATTCTCTGATCATGTAGAGTCAAAAAGGATGGGGAAATATGGGCATGTATAAAACTCCTCGCTCGTTTTTGTTTGACAGATCCGGAACACGGCAAAGATCAAGAGGATGAAGAAGAAACAGCTGAGGCGCATCGAGAAACGAGACACTCTGCCtctgctgcagaaaacacagaagcagAACAGCACGAGCAAAGTGCAAAAGAAGGTTCAACAAGATTTAACTTAAGAACTGtgagaataaattacatttattcagaaaattgTCTACATGCTGTTGCTTGATATCATTCTTCAGATCAAGTTCTGGCATTATTCTTCATTTGTGCTTCCAAACACAGATCTAAGAGTCACAGTACATAGAAGAGGTCAGGTTTTTACCGGTCAACATAACTGGTTTCAATGTACTCAGCTACTTTTTCGAGGTCCACCTTCCTGGTTCCTGAGTGGACCCCCTCTTTGCTCTCAGGATAGTGTTAATTTTGCATGAAAGATTCAGCATAGTATCAGACATTATGTGATAGGCTGATTCACTACTTGTGTTTCAGAATCAAACAGTTTCACCCAATAATGTTGCTGCTGCATATATACTTATTAAAATACTAATGAGCAattattaaatctaaattttgCCACACATGTGTGAAAACACTCCATGAAGTGGAGATTTCTGCACATCGGGAAAAAATTGACATTCGGATATTTCACATAAACTTTGCTTTCATCTGGCAGACACTGTCTATGACGTCATCTCAAAAATGGGATCATTTAGTAAGAGTTATGATGAAGCATAATAAAGTACTCGATTTAACCACAAAGGGGCGCtgttaaatcacattttagttatttatgagcccaagtacaaataaaaatgtttcttactaATCCAGCAGATGTTAGTGACGCCAGCGTCCGTCGCTTCacggatttgtttttttaaatctcgcCTTGTTCTTTAAATCAGATCAAACAAGAGTCCACACACTGACAGGATTGGAtcatttaagtaaaataatctagATTTAATATTAATGATGAAACTACTTGCGTGACAAATGAAAGTATGATTTATTCAATGTAATCAGTTAATCAcgtaactaattttaaaaagaaaaccaatttTTCAGTGTCATTTCTATATCAAAAAATTACAACCTACAAGTCAGACACTATCAATTTACCACCAGGGGGCGGTGTTACATCAACATTAAAGTAATCTTCAATGACATTTTaacagtatattttttaaaggtatGAACAGGCTtctgtaattaaaatataataatccCTTTACTAATCTTTTGACATCAGGATTTAGATCATTAGATTaattatgtaagaaaaaaagcacaactagACAAAATTCTTTCCAAAACCtggaaattttatttacagttcaAGTCAGTCacatgcaacattttctttaaatgaataaacatgaaattagcaaaaagaaaaagaaaactcattttagttttttccccaaaagagCAATATACAAAAATAGAGCTTACAAATACTGTACAGCATATAGTCTCCAAAAATATTCTGCTGCAGAATTCTTAGTTTTACAAACAATGTCTGTGAGACTTCACAAACATaatcagtgttaaaaaaaaaaaaaagagggaaaagtgAGGGGAATTCAAGGGAAAAGGTAAAACAGCTTGTTTGGACGAGAGGGAGGAGGAAGTTATTTGTGAGTTTGTAAGAGCTACAGAGGAATAAATACACAATACAAACAACACAGGTTCACTTCAACAAGGCAGTGATAAGAGATTAAAACCCTAAATGGTCTGGTTGCTAAAACCAACCATGGAAAACATGAAGAGATTCAAGCAGCAAAGAAAATTTCATTGggtttccttctttttttttttttcctgtcaaaaTGAACACTACCTGCCATAAAACGGTGTCGTGATCAATAACTCCCGTTTCTTCTGTGGTTATCAGTAAATTATTCATGTCTAACGGTGCTCCTGACTGGGTGTCTATTTATAACAGCTCAGTCCAAGGCAACGCTGACGTCAGGGATGATTTCAGCGGTGGGAAGACATTTCTTACTGCGCTCTTCAGacccattttttttcccctctgtcgTCACACACGCTCTCTTTAATTCCTAACATTTCATGTCTGGTTGGCACTATCAGGACGGCGAGCGGCAGGAAAACAGGGAGGCTTGTGTGGGGAAAATGTCTAATAACCAACAACAAAGGTGGACAAATGGCAGCAAGCGCTAGCTGCCGTGGGGTTTAGATGAAGGACTCTAGTGGAAATTCATCCTGTAACAGTAACGCCTTACACTGAGCAAAGGGtgagagaaaatgtttgcaaagcagcatgCATTCACAGTAAACATTTCCTTCTAATGTGAGATCCATAGGCAGATCAGTAAACAAAGCTTTAAGACTTGAGTTGTTAGAATGGAAGAGAGCCAGGTTGTATGGATGGCGGTAAAATGGAAGATCTGCTCCCTCATGCTGCAACATTAACAGTCCCAGCCTCTTCATGTCCAAAACACATCACACACCAAGCTAGAAGAAAGGCATCGCAGTCATTTTGTTCACCACAGATGTAATGAAATACATATTCCTTTGTTATTGCAACTGTTTTTGTTCAACTAAGGCTAAAATGGGTGCAAAGATTCTCGGTAAATTTTAGTGTTAATTGTTCCGTGTTGAGTTAATGCCAGAGTATCGGCCGACATTTTCATCTAGGAAAGGTTCAGTCCTCTGTGTGTTGGCTGACATTCGGCAGAGATGAGACATTCGTCAGAGTAGCAATGCTTTTCTAACTGAAAGCCAGAAACACTTTATTGGGATCATTGCTTTGTGGCGAGGatgcaaagagaaaaacgaAAGGAAAATAGGACTAAGATGGTGTTAAGGACAAATTCAGTGACTTGTGAGATTGATATTGGCGATTCAGAATGATGACAGGTTTGATTGGGATGTCATGAGATAGATCGACACAAAGTAGAAGACAAGTCTAGAAAAGTGTGgtatgcatttatattcatcCCCCTTTTCTCTGATATCACTAAATAATGTTAGATCAGGATTGGCAAACTCATTTTGGTTTTGGGCCGCATTAAGatcatgaatgtcctcaaaAGGACAACTCAAAGCTGAGGCAGAATGTAAAACTACCCATtaacaaacttaaaattttacAGCTTTCAACTGTGTTTGATTAGTACTGCTTATAATGTAACaatttttacattgatttaaTTTGGACATATTTATATGAAAACTGATTCGATTCGACTGATGAAACAATGTTTAAGCGCACAACTGTTATGTTAGAGTTCAGTTTATGTGATGATCAAGAGTACAGATTCTCGGATTTGGCCAGCAAgtcttgagtttgacacctgtggtttagatcaaagcagatTCATCAACATCGGCAAAAATGAGGTTTAAATAGATTCACAAAAACTTACAGCTGCACAGAAAGGTGACTATGAATGACTGgtggggctgaatacaaatgcaaacaactcacttttcagatttttatttgttgaaaagatAATGGGACATGAAGACTACTGCAACAACATGCAGATATAGTCTAATGTTATTTACCATGAGGAGCTCCTTTTGTAGACAAATAGCTCTCATTTCCCTTAAAACGGGTCAGATCACAGATTGTTTGACAGCCTGTCTCAAACTTATCTTCGGTCCGCCGCTGTGGAATGAGCGGCGCTCCCAGTAACATTTGTGGGAAAAGTATCACTGTGTGGTCACAAGTTACTTAGGCATGCAAAAGAGATAATTCAGTCATAACCATAAATTGCAAGTGTGTGGGAATGAAATGTTAGTGAGTGGTAATTTCTGAGAAGCAGATAACTGTGGCCATGGCCTAATAATAGATGATCACAAGATACAGAATGTATCATTTGTTTTACTGACAGGACAGTAGGTGTCCAATGTGAGTATTATCAGCTCTGATGGGTGCCAAACTTCTGATTTCACATAATCATCATCTTGTGGTTGATTACAACATGCTGTGAGGACTATGAGTTAAAAAAGCTATCATTATGCTCTCTAAAAATCCCGCTGATTACCAAACCGaagcaacaaaacacttcaTTACCAAACCTCAGTGAGCTATTTTAACCCACCAATGTTACCAGGAGGggatgggggtggggggagttCACAGCGAGGCCTTTCAACTAATTCACCAAATTCAGCTAACCAGAGGACAAAATGTATCCACAAAAGCACGGCTCAGAGCTGAAGTACGTGTGGCACGAAACAAAAGCACGTTGTACCGatacagaaaggaggggggagGCGAAAGCACCAGAAGactgcagagaaaaagcaggaaaaaaggaTAAACTGCAATGTGTGTTTGCATGAATGAAAACCCTGGTTCACTCCAACCTGCTGACCACTGACTATGGCAGTGTAGCTGAGAGAAAGGAGGGTCAGCTCCAGCTGCTCCCTTATGTGCGTGTATGTGCGTCCACTAAAAGGATATGCTGATTACACGCTGAGGCCAGGACTGGTGGTGCTGGTGCCAGTTCACTGACTCGTGCTCCTAAAAGCAGAGgtaccgaaaaaaaaaaaaaaaaagaaataaaaaaaaaaaagaaaataagtgacAATAAATAGATTTACACATTTGTGGCAAGAGAGATGAAATAGCTGACACTACAGCATATTTTGAGGGaagatttcattttcattctgttGTGTTCCAGAAAATCAATTCTGTTGCAGGATCCGTGAAGTGACTTTCACAGCTTTGCTTAAAAGTctcctgctttcatctgtgaaataCATGAACCTTAATCTGATGacattaatacagaaaaaaagggCAATGAAAAACTAGAAGCGTTACTTCTATTAAACAGCTCAAAGACCTTGGGTTAGAACGTATATTTTTGACTTGAAATCTAAATTTTGCAGACAACTGGATTAGTCAGAGTAATGCCTGGGTAATGGTAACACAATCAAACGTTTCACATTTAAGCAGACAAAACTGTTCCAGAGTTGTCCCTTTGAGATTTATGTAGAtctgtaatgttttaaaacctgTTCATCTGCTTTGTACAcggaaaagaggaagaaataaaatataacacatGACCTTAGGCCTAAGCAATCAAGATTTCGCCTTCTCATAAagtgctttttaaatgaaacaaaaaaaaaaaatatatatatatatatatatatatatatatatatatatatatatatatatatatatatatatatatatatatatatatatcttagtGTAGTGAAGTTCTTGGCTTTTGCGTTTTCTTCTTCCTCGTCTTTTGCTGGTGCCCTCCAGAAAAGCGCTTTGGTtgtgaaaaagtaacaaaaagaaacttcTTCTAGATTCATCGTCCATGaagtaaatacaataaaataaaaagaacagctGATTATCAGCCACTTGGTGCTGACATAAAGGAAatcctttctttatttttgtaactgatgcaaaaataaaaagaggtgaTGACGACCGAGGACTCTCAGTTTTTGTGAGCTTCTGCTCAGTTATTCCAGTTTGTGTCAGTTCACACCCTCCCACCAAAGGGTACCTGTTTAAGGTGTGAGTGTGAGCGTTGGGATGTGGTTTGTTGTGTGTCCGCCGGCTGCTTTCCGAGAGGGGATCAGCATCCGCTACACCAGGTTCTCGGCGCCAGGCAGGGGCTGCTGGACGGGCATGGGGGGCTCTGTGGTGCCGGCCTGCTGGGCGAGCTGCAGGACGGGCATGTTGCACAGCGGGCACACTTTCCTCACCTCCAGCCACTTAATGAGGCACCTGAGGGATAGAAAAATGAGCCAAagtatgtttaaaatgtcagatttagaaaaaaaagaaaaacattttagcaccAAAAACTATTTAGCTGGTTCTTCAAATCATCCCATAAACTCTTACTGGCCAGGAATGAcctttcaaaacagaaataaatataaccaaaaaaaaaagacatctttaaacactgaaaaaatcattttatataGTTTGGAAATCTTGAGAGAGAAGAACTAATGCTAGAAATCGAAGACTAAATAAATGAGcagataagaaaacaaattaggaagaaataaaaacaaacaatttcaaGCTAATAAATATAATCTAGTGAGGCAAGAATATAGTTAGAACATAAGAtgtaataatgtaaataaattggaATTGGGGGTAAAAATCCTGTTCGAGAAATtccttttaactttatttatctgaaaacaaaacttgaatATCTTAGTGTGACCCAGGGCAGCGATAAATGAGCTGTCAGCTGTAACAGCCTATCAGTCAGAAATCACATTCATATCCATATCATATCCTTGGGATGCCCTACTTCATTCTGGTGGGACGTTCAATCAGGCATCACTGTCTACTCAGATTGTAAAATATGCACAAACAATCCAGAGGTCACAAAGATGTCCTCCTCTGGCCACGTGAGTATGTGCTacgttaaaataaaaataaaacctcacaGAAAATCCCCTTAATCAccttaaaaattaaacagagtCAGCTGGTCTAGTTatcagtagaaaaaaaagtacatctaATCACCTGAATCATCATATTATGACAGCTGAATCATTTAACGCgcattaaaaatatgaaatgtgaaAGAGTCCAGAATGTATGATTTCTGAACGTTGCAAACAAAACTCATATCATAAGCGTCAAGGTGTTTGTTTGACCCCTGATGGCTTCTCTGGGAAGTCATCACAGTGAGCAGAAGTGATGTGTGCGCGCAAATGAGTGTGTGACAAGCCGTTAGCAAGCTTATATTCCCATGATTTGATTAATGTAAAGCAGTTTCATAAATGAGGAGAGCACAGAAAATGTGCTGGTGGCAATTCTGATCTTTGGAAACCAAATGAGCGTCATTAAAGATACTTTAAGCAAGGCTTCAGAcgcttttaaaacttttttacccttcctttagttatttttatcacataaggataacatgaataaatttaaaaagaaacttccaaatgctgattttattattgaaaGATAAATGATCCAATCCAACCCTGTGTGAATCTGAAAGCCTTTAGAAATTGGCCTGTGGCTCCGAGCTTAAATTTTCctgatgttttgctttttaaacattttcatattattgttaattttcTAGTTAAGTGATTAATTTGACAGTGATCTGGCTTGGTTATGTATAGATATATttaaccaggtgggtttttttctcttaagtGAAAACATGATTTAAGTTTACTCTTTCCACCCCAAGTTAGCTAAGTCAGAGTCAACCTGAGAACTTTGTAAACTTTCCAAATGTCTTGAATTTGTCAGTCAGTTGTAGATACTGTATGGCTTATTGCTTTTTTCCATtcaaaaaatggatggatttagAGGCTCTCTGTATAAAACTGCATGGTTTTACTagtaaacacattaaaaaccgTCTCTGGTTTGAAGTCTTTCAGCCACTGGGGGAAAACTAGGTCAAAGGATTCAAATAATGTAAACAACTCAGTTGAAACGTTGGGACATGAGGGGAGATGTGGGATGAAGTTAGCTCATCTAATCCATTATGATCTGTGTTTTCCACTCCAAACATCTTTAGTTTTATATTCATCTActgttgaattttaaatgtcacactttttctttatGTCACCAATCACTGCAATTTCAACAAAAAGCAGACGATAGGATTTATAGACATTGCccctttttggaaaaaataaatctgtttttcactTCATGTATACTTTAGTTTGACTGCACAGTCCCGGACAAAAGCCTATACTTACTTCCGATGAAAGGCATGTTTGCATGGACAGATCCCCAGCTCATCTTTCTGTTTGAACTCCTCCAAGCACACCGCACATATCTGAAAGAAAAGGTCAGAGCTTTAGCCACAATTTCTGTATAAAGCGTGCAGGACCTGGAAATGTGTTGATAATTCAGTTCACTTTGGTTCCCTCCGCACTAATCTCAGTTTTGTGTCGGCGGACTGCAAACAAACCGCTCAGGCGAGCCATGAATGTCTGgttcacaaagaaaaacacagctgtGGCCAAAATCCacacaaaaagacaataaaaggaCGGGAAAAACAGAAGAGTAACTGACCAACTATGTCCGGTTATACAAGTCTGACTACCTGTGGCCTTTTTCTGACTTAACGGGAAGGCAAATGTCGTCACTGGGAAagcttttcaaacaaacattgCGATGCGATTCTCTAAATGTTGTCAATGATGGATTCCAGATGGACAGGCCAATCCACTGATTCCAATCCATTTTCCTGAAGAAAACATTcctttaataatgtttaaaaagatttaatgaaaaCCAGTTTTCATCTGTTCTCTTTGGCAGGAGCACACCTCTGCATCAGACTCATATAACCAGCAGTAGACCTTGTAACTTATTGTTTTGCTatttcagtcagtcagtttaCTATAACTCACTGAAAAGGAGCTGTACCCAGTGATCAGACTAGGACTATTTGTTCAATAATCTGCCATTTGAGGCGAAGCTATCAATGCCTTGGATATTTTGGGATGCCAAGTATTATATCTCAGACTGAAGCCTGTACAAAACTTTATTGTAAATAACTAAGTTGTTTTAAAGTACAGAAATACAGTTTTTAGGACATTTATACTTTAGATCCTGTCCATCACCAGTAGTgctcaaatgtttgtttattgtgtCATTGTTGTAGAGTTAATGCAATTTGGtactaaatatacatttattggGTGCTGTGGAAGCCAGAAGAGAAGTATTGGTAGTCCTTGAACATTTTCCCATTGCATCATGTCGCAACCACAATCTTTAATATATACATAGGACAAATATTTGTGCATACTAAGTGAAAAGAAAGTCTGTAGGTACCTCGTTTTACTGTTTCCAGTGGTTTGTAGATCACAAATTGagcaaaatgtttgtaaaatttcCATTTCTACATTCACTTCTGTGACATTCTGTGATTTTGGGAAAGTTTGAATTAAAGCTTACAGGACTACTGGTAAAagggatttgtttttctctgtcaatCTCAACTGTGAGTGTGAAATCTCAGGCAAGGCATTCAAGAAAAGGAAGAACATTGATCTGTTCTTCAATGCAGAGAGCAAAGCAGACATCCAAACAAATAGCTGCTCTGTGTCCAAAACTGGTCAGAAGAAAAAGCTTCGAGCCCCCATACAGTTCTTTTCAGGCACAGCTGTCTGTCCACCCATAAATCTGGGTGGCTAAAGGAGTCATTGTTACAGCTGAAAACCTTCTACCATAAAAGAGCTGTCCACTAAGTGAATGAAGGTTTGTGAGTGTGGGTAGACGAACTGTTTCTATGCTCAtgcttttgtaatttgattTCCTGTCAGCCGCtgaattagttgtttttaactCTTGGAGCAGGTTGGTGTGGGCACAGTGTGGCCTGTCATCTCAGGTCATTGACCAGACATTAACTGCACACTCCGTCCATAACAAGTCTTTTGTGAGATTGATGCCAGGAATGTTTGCAACTTCATGCAGCACCATTTCAATGTGATTCAACTAATGCAGTTGGCAACATGCAGGGTTCCCATGCAATCTCCAAAAGTCTTGAGGAATCTGAAGTTAGCTATTTTCAAGgtcaaaaaatatttcccatTGCTTATTCTCTATCCCTTCCTCCCTATGTGGAGGAAGGGATAGAGAatatctgttcatccatccatctgtccaacCATCATGTTTATCTATACAGACTGAACTCTGAAGAAATCTCCACCAAACTTTTTCTTGcattcacatatttaaaaagtgcagaaaatgacaaattggAATTTGTCAGGTCACACAGAAGGTAAAATAGCAATTTATTAATCTGTGGTTTGATAGTCTTAATTTATGTGCTCCTCTGTATTTGGCAATAAAGAAATTGACTGACGCAGAGTCTAACAGTGATGCTTGAAGGTATTTTTTTACAACCAAAAGACAATAAGAATCAAAACTAATTTAGCCTTTAGGTAAAAATAGACTTTTAGTTTTTGAGCTCATCCATATTTAATTCTTGTCTATTTAGCTGTCTGTTTGGATCCTGCTCTAATTTAAGAAGAATCTGTTTTCATTGGGGAAACGGTTGTAAATATTTGATCTCAGCAAGCGTGACCCTAGATGTGCAGCCACCGCTGTGATCACGGGCCTCACGC carries:
- the ccdc86 gene encoding coiled-coil domain-containing protein 86 yields the protein MPKRARARSEENSSVEELVEDPPAEGRRTRSGRTVRPPAALLGSTIPVRTPSRRTRRSVLQELPPPAEEEDPEDTEQKPDSPTVEESSATKITEPAGPAEPTVPSDPPAQAAVLETDKADDGGERQLSTSAPAETAPVGSGIIPKKKAHLAPSAKPIPAVPLGKPKSGRVWKDRSKQRFSSLVRDKPLCSSWEKKMQAKREKDLVKQFTARLKEEKAQKKEEKRKRREENLRRRAENERKAEIVQVIRNTAKIKRMKKKQLRRIEKRDTLPLLQKTQKQNSTSKVQKKVQQDLT